A region from the Clostridia bacterium genome encodes:
- a CDS encoding iron-sulfur cluster assembly accessory protein, with product MAIQFTPEAVKELKELIKQEGEPKPDLRIHIQHRCGCGNVHFGMGWDDKRPEDEVVEQDGFRVIFDKETATYLEDAEVDFEERGVQRGFVIRRPNAGHCCGH from the coding sequence GTGGCCATCCAGTTTACCCCTGAAGCCGTGAAAGAGTTGAAGGAACTCATCAAGCAGGAAGGCGAGCCGAAACCGGACCTGCGCATCCACATCCAGCACCGCTGCGGATGCGGCAACGTCCATTTCGGCATGGGCTGGGACGACAAGCGCCCCGAGGACGAAGTCGTCGAACAGGACGGGTTCCGTGTCATCTTCGACAAGGAGACGGCCACGTACCTGGAGGACGCGGAAGTCGACTTCGAGGAGCGCGGCGTGCAGCGGGGTTTCGTGATCCGCCGGCCGAACGCCGGCCACTGCTGCGGACACTGA